Proteins from one Microbacterium faecale genomic window:
- a CDS encoding heavy metal translocating P-type ATPase yields the protein MNAFRKWRYGNWFIPVVSGLLILVSFGVEKLFGGSWNVTVGPQWWIDAGEHAHGSGHVFTLANAFMLAAAIVAGYGIVVKAVRALLVKFISIDLLVSIAAIGATLIGNFWEAAAVTFLFAIGHALEAGTMNKTRAALAELVAVAPDVAVVMRDGEQVEIAAHQVRMGEIVLVKNGAKVPVDGQVVSGTGAIDEASITGESIPVEKTKSDHVFAGTISRGGFLQVMATGIGADTTLARIIHRVEEAQDAKAKTQAFIDRFSKWYTPAVMVLALAAGLISGDVVLGLTLLVIGCPGALVISIPVAIVAGIGRSARNGILIKGGEYLETSAKISAVAVDKTGTLTEGRPVLTDIVVLNPEADRREVLRWAAAAEAGSEHPLARPILDNAREEGVAPEGLPGSVTPVVGKGIVADAHGKRVLIGNVPLLEQYGIVNDAGAAVAANKLAAAGKTPMIVAVDESVLGVIGVADKIREDAPEMIRRLHASGVQKVVMLTGDTRLVAEAIGEAVGIDEIHASLLPEDKLDAVARLQREGHTVAMVGDGVNDAPALATADIGVAMGAAGSAVAVETADIALMGDNLLKLPEAIGLAKRTVNVMRQNIWIALITVVVLLVGVFAGGVTMAIGMLVHEGSVLIVILNAMRLLRNTQGATALSRSERARAAHETGRPVEPATAQSSSELPS from the coding sequence GTGAACGCGTTCCGTAAGTGGCGGTATGGCAACTGGTTCATTCCCGTTGTCTCGGGCCTCCTCATTCTCGTGTCGTTCGGCGTCGAAAAGCTCTTCGGCGGCAGCTGGAACGTCACGGTCGGTCCGCAATGGTGGATCGACGCTGGCGAACACGCCCACGGTTCTGGTCATGTGTTTACCCTTGCGAACGCGTTCATGCTCGCCGCAGCAATTGTCGCGGGGTACGGAATCGTCGTGAAGGCCGTCCGGGCACTGCTCGTAAAGTTCATCAGTATCGACCTGCTCGTATCGATTGCAGCGATCGGCGCGACACTCATCGGCAACTTCTGGGAAGCTGCCGCCGTGACGTTCCTCTTCGCGATCGGTCACGCACTCGAAGCCGGCACGATGAACAAGACCCGTGCAGCGCTCGCTGAGTTGGTCGCGGTGGCCCCCGACGTTGCAGTCGTGATGCGCGACGGTGAGCAGGTCGAGATCGCCGCACATCAGGTGCGCATGGGCGAGATCGTGCTCGTAAAGAACGGAGCGAAAGTTCCCGTCGACGGGCAGGTCGTGTCAGGCACCGGAGCGATCGACGAGGCATCGATCACGGGTGAGTCGATCCCTGTCGAAAAGACGAAGTCAGATCACGTGTTTGCGGGCACGATCTCGCGGGGCGGATTCCTACAGGTCATGGCGACCGGCATCGGAGCCGACACGACGCTCGCGCGCATCATTCACCGTGTCGAAGAAGCGCAGGATGCGAAAGCGAAAACGCAGGCATTCATCGACCGATTCTCGAAGTGGTATACGCCCGCGGTGATGGTACTCGCGCTTGCGGCGGGCCTCATCTCTGGTGACGTAGTGCTCGGCCTCACGTTGCTCGTGATCGGTTGCCCGGGCGCGCTCGTCATCTCGATTCCCGTGGCGATCGTAGCGGGAATCGGCCGCTCGGCCCGCAACGGGATTCTCATCAAGGGCGGCGAGTACCTCGAAACCTCGGCCAAGATCTCGGCCGTCGCAGTCGATAAGACGGGGACTCTCACCGAGGGCCGCCCGGTACTCACCGACATCGTTGTGCTCAATCCTGAAGCGGATCGGCGCGAGGTGCTTCGCTGGGCAGCCGCCGCAGAAGCAGGGTCCGAGCACCCACTTGCCCGCCCGATCCTCGACAATGCACGAGAAGAAGGAGTGGCCCCCGAGGGCCTTCCGGGATCGGTCACACCGGTCGTGGGCAAGGGGATCGTGGCCGACGCTCACGGCAAGCGGGTACTCATCGGTAACGTGCCGCTGCTCGAACAGTACGGGATCGTGAACGACGCGGGGGCGGCTGTGGCTGCGAACAAACTGGCAGCGGCAGGCAAGACCCCCATGATTGTCGCGGTCGATGAGAGCGTGCTTGGCGTAATCGGTGTCGCAGATAAGATCCGCGAGGATGCCCCCGAGATGATCAGGCGCTTGCACGCTAGCGGGGTGCAGAAGGTGGTGATGCTCACCGGAGATACGCGCCTTGTCGCCGAAGCCATCGGTGAGGCGGTCGGTATCGATGAGATCCATGCTTCGTTGCTACCCGAGGACAAGCTCGACGCTGTCGCGCGGTTGCAGCGCGAGGGGCACACGGTCGCGATGGTGGGCGACGGCGTGAACGACGCCCCGGCCCTCGCGACCGCCGACATTGGTGTTGCCATGGGTGCAGCGGGCTCAGCGGTGGCCGTGGAGACGGCAGACATTGCCCTGATGGGCGACAACCTCTTGAAACTGCCCGAAGCAATCGGCCTCGCCAAACGCACCGTGAACGTCATGCGCCAGAACATCTGGATCGCGCTCATCACCGTTGTCGTGCTGCTCGTCGGGGTCTTCGCAGGGGGTGTCACGATGGCTATCGGCATGCTCGTGCACGAGGGATCGGTGCTCATCGTAATCCTCAACGCGATGCGCCTGCTGCGCAACACCCAAGGAGCCACTGCGTTGTCGAGGAGTGAACGCGCCCGAGCCGCACATGAAACAGGCCGCCCGGTCGAACCCGCCACGGCCCAGAGTTCATCCGAACTTCCATCTTAA
- a CDS encoding cupin domain-containing protein: MSENQFSVGEKATHFIIDEVAKANTTFRQVLWTGKHSQLVAMTIPVGGEIGDEVHDTTDQLLSFVSGSGEADLDGETHTVDAGDLCAVPAGTRHNFRNTGDEPLVLYTVYSPPEHAIDAEYATKELADAAEASGEDAPPQATT; this comes from the coding sequence ATGAGTGAGAACCAGTTCAGCGTCGGCGAGAAGGCGACGCACTTCATCATCGACGAGGTCGCGAAAGCAAACACGACTTTTCGTCAGGTGCTCTGGACGGGAAAGCATTCCCAACTCGTTGCGATGACGATTCCGGTGGGCGGGGAGATCGGCGACGAGGTGCATGACACCACCGACCAGTTGCTGAGTTTTGTGTCGGGCAGCGGAGAGGCCGACCTTGACGGCGAGACGCACACCGTTGATGCTGGCGACCTGTGCGCTGTCCCGGCCGGTACTCGCCACAACTTCCGCAACACTGGCGATGAGCCTTTGGTGCTCTACACCGTCTATTCACCTCCGGAGCACGCAATTGACGCGGAGTATGCCACGAAGGAACTCGCTGATGCGGCAGAGGCTTCGGGTGAAGACGCTCCGCCACAGGCAACCACGTAA
- a CDS encoding NADP-dependent oxidoreductase, producing the protein MSKALVFAAYGGPETQELVERPAPAPGPGELAIEVKAAGVNPADWKIRAGQMGSHWPLPAPMGREASGVVTAVGAEVENFAVGDMVLGLAAKGQGTFAKHTVLDAAQTVQKPEELSFADAAALPVAGATAYDVTHQIELEPGQTMLILGAGGGVGLMAAQIGNVHKFTVIGVASAAKQELVESTGATFVASGEGAADRVRAIAPEGVDVLIDLVGGQALRDLAVVAKDPSVIISTADPTTLQQLGGVAVVRTREGLEKVTGVAQYGLVDPQVTDRYSLDRAAEAVAMVEAGHTAGKVIIEP; encoded by the coding sequence ATGTCGAAAGCGCTGGTCTTCGCCGCCTATGGCGGCCCCGAGACGCAGGAACTCGTTGAACGCCCCGCTCCGGCGCCTGGGCCTGGAGAGCTCGCGATCGAAGTGAAAGCGGCCGGGGTGAACCCTGCTGACTGGAAGATCCGTGCGGGGCAGATGGGCTCCCACTGGCCGCTTCCCGCACCGATGGGCCGAGAGGCCTCCGGTGTCGTCACCGCCGTAGGCGCAGAGGTCGAGAACTTCGCTGTCGGTGACATGGTGCTCGGCCTCGCGGCCAAAGGACAGGGAACGTTCGCGAAGCACACGGTGTTGGATGCGGCACAAACCGTCCAGAAGCCCGAAGAGCTTTCCTTTGCTGACGCTGCAGCACTGCCTGTCGCAGGGGCGACTGCGTATGACGTGACGCATCAGATCGAGCTGGAACCTGGTCAGACGATGCTGATTCTTGGCGCCGGAGGTGGGGTCGGGCTGATGGCGGCGCAGATCGGCAATGTGCACAAGTTCACGGTCATCGGTGTGGCCAGTGCAGCGAAGCAGGAACTGGTGGAGTCGACCGGTGCGACGTTCGTTGCCTCCGGGGAGGGTGCGGCTGACCGGGTGCGTGCCATCGCGCCGGAGGGTGTTGATGTGCTCATCGACCTGGTCGGTGGGCAGGCGCTTCGTGATCTCGCGGTCGTCGCCAAAGACCCGAGCGTCATCATCAGTACCGCAGACCCGACCACCTTGCAGCAACTCGGTGGCGTAGCGGTGGTGCGCACGCGTGAAGGGCTCGAGAAGGTCACCGGCGTCGCCCAGTACGGTCTCGTCGACCCGCAGGTGACGGACCGGTACAGTCTCGATCGGGCTGCGGAGGCCGTCGCCATGGTGGAGGCTGGGCACACTGCTGGCAAAGTGATCATCGAACCATGA
- a CDS encoding class I SAM-dependent methyltransferase, which yields MTQRPEAPTDAVFTAARTSDPVALINRVADAYGSPEVDIEGILGAEISPDDPDRAVIEPWAAAVDGPILDVGAGTGRWTGHLARLGHTVEGLEPSDRLITIARARYPAVVFHHDSIEDLARCETRWGGILAWYSTIHMSSEELLHALATLRTRLGDGGSLLMSFFAGPRLEAFDHPIAAAYRWPMNKMVEALTHAGFEVIGQRSNPRTPHAYITARATPGFS from the coding sequence ATGACCCAGCGGCCTGAGGCACCGACGGACGCCGTATTCACAGCAGCACGGACGTCTGATCCTGTGGCCTTAATAAACCGGGTGGCCGATGCATACGGGTCGCCTGAGGTTGATATCGAGGGCATTCTCGGCGCCGAGATCTCACCGGATGACCCTGACCGTGCGGTCATCGAGCCGTGGGCCGCGGCAGTCGATGGCCCCATTCTTGATGTCGGCGCGGGTACCGGGCGTTGGACCGGTCACCTCGCACGCCTCGGACACACGGTGGAAGGGCTCGAGCCATCGGATCGCCTCATCACGATTGCCCGAGCCAGATATCCCGCGGTTGTGTTCCATCACGATTCCATCGAAGATCTCGCCCGTTGCGAGACCCGCTGGGGCGGGATCCTCGCCTGGTATTCGACCATTCACATGAGCTCAGAAGAGCTTCTACACGCGCTCGCAACACTGCGCACTCGGCTGGGTGACGGCGGATCGCTGCTGATGTCCTTTTTCGCGGGGCCGCGGCTAGAGGCATTCGACCATCCGATCGCCGCCGCATACCGGTGGCCGATGAACAAAATGGTCGAAGCCCTCACCCACGCCGGGTTCGAGGTGATCGGGCAGCGCTCGAACCCGCGGACGCCACACGCGTACATCACTGCACGCGCCACCCCTGGCTTCAGCTGA
- a CDS encoding Crp/Fnr family transcriptional regulator: protein MPLAVSTDVDADPANDLCVARVPLFQGLTHAQQVEVAGFARTVRLDAVEQAYTAGSEMSQLMVVHTGQVKIARTSAAGHEQVIRVLGPGDFIGESAFLAGTRPDHAAEALVYTELCVFRHADLGRLVEKHPSIGLRMLQGVSQRLDDTEARLASVVLGNVSSRLADYLLSLPATPGPRGAIDVTLPLAKKDIASLLSTTPESLSRQLRKLTDTGVISQQEQGRITITDVTALTALSTLSKRD, encoded by the coding sequence ATGCCGTTGGCTGTTTCAACCGATGTGGATGCTGATCCAGCAAATGATCTCTGCGTGGCCCGTGTACCGCTGTTTCAAGGGCTCACACATGCGCAGCAAGTGGAAGTTGCGGGATTTGCACGTACCGTCCGATTAGACGCTGTCGAGCAGGCGTATACAGCAGGCTCGGAGATGTCGCAGTTGATGGTGGTGCACACCGGTCAGGTGAAGATCGCTCGCACAAGTGCGGCTGGGCACGAGCAGGTGATCCGGGTCCTCGGGCCGGGCGACTTCATCGGAGAATCCGCGTTTCTCGCCGGCACGAGACCCGATCACGCAGCAGAAGCGCTCGTGTATACCGAACTGTGCGTGTTCCGTCATGCCGATCTCGGGCGTCTCGTCGAGAAGCATCCGAGCATCGGGCTGCGCATGCTGCAAGGAGTGAGTCAGCGCTTGGATGATACTGAGGCGCGACTGGCTTCTGTCGTCTTGGGAAACGTGAGCTCTCGTCTCGCCGATTACCTGCTCTCGCTCCCTGCGACGCCAGGGCCGCGAGGAGCCATCGACGTGACGCTGCCGCTCGCAAAGAAGGACATCGCTTCGCTCCTGTCCACGACACCAGAGTCCCTCAGTCGGCAACTTCGCAAACTCACCGACACCGGGGTGATCTCACAACAGGAACAGGGGCGGATCACGATCACTGATGTGACCGCGCTCACCGCACTCTCAACCCTCTCGAAGAGAGACTGA
- a CDS encoding heavy metal translocating P-type ATPase, translating to MSSTVEFLRNRKLMMFVLVGLATGVMLWLTGAEMALGVTAYLVLGIVIVITAIDMFKDLMRGHWGLDILAVIAMIATLAVQEYVAGLIIALMLTGGEALEDLAARRASRELDQLLNRAPAFAGRIHPVTGEVERIAIEEVKVGDELLVRSSEILPVDGVLLSDHATIDESSVTGEPIPVNYHAGDPLLSGTVNSTTSFTMRAQKVAADSNYASIVRLVEEAVDSRAPMVRLADRYAVPFTIVSLLIAGFAWFLSGDPVRFAEVLVVATPCPLLIATPVAFMGGMSSAAKLNVIIKDGGVLEVLARVRAVAFDKTGTLTEGKADVVEIHPAARTVDETLQLAAAAEQYSVHVFADPIVASARTQQLELPEVVTADEVATNGVLASLADGTSVRVGKPSFIEEVTGPIDRPVLSAGETAVYVSVGDELAGVIILSDPIREQSAETVSRLRRAGVAEIAMVTGDITSTAESVAHAVDIQTVHAETTPQTKVRIVQAMRPRPVLMVGDGINDAPVLAAADVGVAMAGRGATVASESAAAVITSNDIARVADVAYVSRRTVQIALQSIWMGIIISVGLMLVAAFGYLPAVVGALLQEIVDLVAILSALRALRAHRGARRESPARREVPVG from the coding sequence ATGTCATCGACGGTGGAATTTCTTCGCAACCGCAAGCTCATGATGTTCGTGCTCGTCGGTTTGGCGACCGGGGTTATGCTCTGGCTGACCGGCGCAGAGATGGCTCTCGGGGTCACCGCATACTTGGTGCTCGGTATCGTGATCGTGATCACCGCGATCGACATGTTCAAAGATCTGATGCGCGGGCATTGGGGGCTCGACATTCTTGCGGTCATCGCCATGATCGCGACACTCGCCGTACAGGAATATGTCGCGGGGCTCATCATCGCGTTGATGCTCACCGGAGGGGAAGCACTCGAAGACCTCGCCGCTCGCCGCGCGAGCCGAGAACTCGACCAACTGTTGAACCGAGCCCCAGCATTCGCGGGTCGAATTCACCCGGTAACAGGTGAGGTTGAACGCATCGCGATCGAAGAGGTGAAAGTCGGCGACGAACTGCTGGTGCGCTCCTCAGAGATCCTCCCCGTCGACGGGGTGCTCCTATCGGATCACGCGACGATTGATGAATCATCCGTGACCGGTGAACCGATCCCGGTGAACTACCACGCGGGCGACCCACTGCTTTCTGGAACGGTCAACAGCACGACGAGCTTCACGATGCGCGCGCAGAAGGTGGCAGCCGATTCGAACTACGCCTCGATCGTACGGTTGGTCGAGGAGGCCGTGGACTCCCGCGCACCGATGGTGCGACTCGCCGACCGTTATGCGGTGCCGTTCACCATTGTGTCATTGCTGATTGCGGGCTTCGCGTGGTTTCTCAGCGGGGATCCGGTGCGGTTTGCCGAGGTGCTCGTCGTGGCGACGCCGTGCCCGCTGCTCATCGCCACCCCGGTCGCGTTTATGGGCGGGATGAGTTCCGCGGCAAAGCTCAACGTCATCATCAAAGACGGTGGCGTGTTAGAGGTGCTCGCCCGGGTCCGTGCAGTCGCATTCGACAAGACCGGCACCTTGACCGAAGGTAAAGCCGACGTCGTCGAGATTCACCCTGCTGCTCGCACCGTAGACGAGACGCTGCAGCTCGCGGCCGCCGCCGAGCAGTACTCCGTGCACGTGTTCGCCGATCCGATCGTGGCATCGGCACGCACACAGCAACTTGAGCTTCCCGAAGTGGTGACGGCCGACGAGGTGGCAACAAACGGTGTCCTCGCTTCCCTGGCAGACGGCACTTCGGTGCGAGTGGGCAAGCCCTCATTTATCGAAGAGGTGACCGGGCCGATCGATCGACCCGTACTCTCAGCTGGGGAGACGGCCGTCTACGTATCGGTCGGTGACGAGCTCGCCGGAGTGATCATCTTGTCCGACCCGATTCGTGAGCAGTCTGCAGAGACGGTGTCCCGTCTTCGCCGAGCAGGCGTAGCCGAGATCGCGATGGTGACCGGTGATATCACGTCGACCGCGGAGTCTGTCGCACACGCGGTCGACATTCAGACGGTGCACGCTGAGACCACTCCCCAGACCAAGGTGCGGATTGTGCAGGCGATGCGGCCGAGACCCGTACTCATGGTCGGCGATGGGATCAATGATGCCCCGGTGCTGGCGGCCGCCGATGTCGGTGTTGCGATGGCGGGCAGGGGTGCAACGGTCGCGAGCGAGTCAGCAGCGGCGGTGATCACCTCGAACGACATCGCGCGAGTGGCAGATGTGGCCTATGTCTCGCGGCGCACGGTGCAGATCGCCCTGCAGTCGATCTGGATGGGCATCATCATCTCAGTCGGTTTGATGCTCGTCGCCGCATTCGGCTATTTGCCGGCGGTGGTGGGAGCGCTGCTGCAAGAGATTGTTGACCTTGTGGCCATTCTGTCGGCGCTCCGCGCGCTCCGAGCGCACCGGGGTGCGCGGCGCGAGAGCCCTGCTCGGCGGGAAGTGCCGGTAGGCTAA
- a CDS encoding IS3 family transposase (programmed frameshift): MSNSRKRHTPEQVVRKLGQADRMLADGRDVAAVCRELGVSEQTYYRWRNQYGGLKADDAKRLKELEKQNATLKRLLAEAELEKAALKELAGGKLLGPGRRRAAVAHLIRTLRVSERMACRLVGLSRSAYRRPLKGDTVADPDRALRDWLRVWAKNHPRYGYRRAYHDARAEGWVVNHKKIQRLWRDEGLRVPQLRRRKRVGSSTVDPPTADAANVVWAVDFQFDADEQGRPIKICSIVDEHTRECIGGLTKRSITADRLTAHLEDLVAIRGAPAVLRSDNGPEFISEAMADWAGTRTGLSYIPPGSPWRNGYVESFNSRIRDECLNINSLYSLLHAQVMIGDWKHEYNHHRRHSSLGYLPPAEYARQCTHQIETDDSQSVRTE; this comes from the exons ATGTCGAACAGCAGGAAGCGTCACACCCCGGAACAGGTCGTCCGCAAGCTCGGCCAGGCCGACAGGATGCTCGCCGACGGGCGGGATGTCGCGGCGGTGTGCCGGGAGCTCGGAGTGTCCGAGCAGACGTACTACCGGTGGCGGAACCAGTACGGCGGGCTCAAGGCCGACGACGCGAAGCGCCTGAAGGAGCTCGAGAAGCAGAACGCGACGCTCAAGCGGTTGCTCGCCGAAGCGGAGCTGGAGAAGGCAGCGCTCAAGGAGCTGGCTG GAGGGAAACTTCTAGGCCCGGGCAGGCGCCGCGCCGCCGTCGCTCACCTGATCAGGACACTGCGGGTGAGCGAACGGATGGCGTGCCGTCTGGTCGGGCTGTCGCGCTCCGCGTACCGCCGCCCACTCAAGGGCGACACTGTCGCGGACCCGGATCGGGCGCTGCGGGACTGGCTACGCGTCTGGGCGAAGAACCATCCCCGCTACGGGTACCGACGCGCGTATCACGATGCCCGCGCTGAGGGCTGGGTCGTGAACCACAAGAAGATCCAACGCCTCTGGCGTGACGAGGGCCTCCGTGTCCCGCAGCTGCGGCGGCGCAAACGCGTCGGGTCCTCGACCGTCGACCCGCCGACGGCGGACGCGGCGAACGTGGTGTGGGCGGTCGACTTCCAGTTCGACGCCGACGAGCAGGGCCGCCCGATCAAGATCTGCTCGATCGTGGATGAGCACACCCGGGAGTGCATCGGCGGGCTCACCAAACGGTCGATCACCGCCGACCGGCTCACCGCGCATCTCGAGGACCTCGTCGCCATCCGCGGCGCTCCGGCGGTGCTCAGGTCAGACAACGGGCCGGAGTTCATCAGCGAAGCGATGGCCGACTGGGCCGGCACCCGCACCGGCCTGTCGTACATTCCGCCGGGATCGCCGTGGCGCAATGGGTACGTCGAGTCGTTCAACAGCAGGATCCGTGACGAGTGTCTCAACATCAACAGCTTGTACTCGCTGCTGCACGCGCAGGTCATGATCGGCGACTGGAAGCACGAGTACAACCATCACCGCCGACACTCCTCGCTCGGCTACCTACCCCCGGCCGAGTACGCTCGGCAATGCACCCATCAAATCGAAACCGACGACTCACAGAGCGTCCGGACCGAATGA
- a CDS encoding TspO/MBR family protein, giving the protein MTGSPQPSDRVRQVVVFVLALVAIAGAFYGSGALGGAQIQDAAGGALAADSTLIAPAGPAFSIWSVIYLGLFAYAVWQLLPSQATRAVHRRLGYLIAVSMLLNAAWIGVVQLGQVGLSVVVISALLVVLGIAFSLLLRTRRKADSTAAGIVESVVLDGTVGLYLGWVTIATAANVAAWLTALGFRGFGIDPDIWGVGVVSVAALCGVATAVAGRGRLTPALASAWGLSWVAVARITDEPASQLVGIAAVIAACVVMVAAVVRRVVAHRADNRSAVA; this is encoded by the coding sequence ATGACCGGTTCACCTCAGCCCTCTGACCGTGTGAGACAAGTTGTCGTCTTCGTTCTCGCGCTCGTGGCGATTGCTGGTGCCTTCTATGGTTCCGGCGCCCTTGGCGGCGCGCAGATTCAAGATGCGGCCGGCGGAGCGCTCGCAGCTGACTCGACGCTGATCGCTCCGGCGGGTCCGGCATTCAGCATCTGGTCGGTGATCTACCTTGGGCTGTTTGCGTATGCCGTATGGCAGTTGTTGCCCAGCCAGGCGACGCGAGCGGTGCACCGCCGGCTCGGCTACCTCATCGCTGTGTCCATGCTGCTGAACGCCGCATGGATCGGAGTCGTGCAGCTCGGCCAGGTCGGATTGTCCGTGGTCGTCATCTCCGCGCTGCTCGTCGTCCTCGGCATCGCGTTCAGCCTGTTGCTGCGCACGCGGCGGAAGGCGGATTCGACGGCGGCAGGCATTGTTGAGTCCGTGGTTCTGGACGGGACGGTCGGGTTGTATCTCGGGTGGGTGACGATCGCGACCGCCGCGAACGTGGCGGCGTGGCTGACCGCCCTCGGGTTCCGTGGCTTCGGTATCGACCCCGACATCTGGGGTGTGGGCGTCGTGAGTGTCGCTGCGCTGTGTGGTGTCGCCACGGCGGTCGCAGGGCGCGGTCGCTTGACCCCGGCGCTCGCTTCGGCCTGGGGGCTGAGCTGGGTTGCTGTCGCCAGAATCACGGACGAACCGGCATCTCAACTGGTCGGAATCGCAGCTGTGATTGCCGCGTGCGTCGTGATGGTCGCAGCGGTTGTGCGCCGCGTCGTCGCTCACCGCGCTGACAACCGCTCGGCCGTGGCGTAA
- a CDS encoding pyrimidine dimer DNA glycosylase/endonuclease V, translated as MHPRYFDRQALTACWREGLLAQAVIAEPGRGYSRHPQLRRFRQADDPRAAIGDYLSAIADEADARGYHFARGKVRVTGAAERLTLNDGQLVYEWAHLRSKLRARSPDVWARWQTLICPDPHPSFVVINGPIADWEKVTPHTATEQPPEQGRAGESENPSR; from the coding sequence ATGCACCCTCGCTACTTCGACCGCCAGGCGCTGACCGCATGTTGGCGGGAGGGGCTCCTCGCTCAAGCAGTGATCGCGGAGCCTGGCAGGGGATACTCCCGGCATCCGCAGTTGCGACGGTTCCGGCAGGCGGACGACCCCCGAGCCGCAATCGGGGACTATCTCAGTGCGATCGCCGACGAGGCGGATGCGCGCGGATATCATTTCGCAAGAGGAAAGGTCCGCGTCACCGGTGCGGCGGAGCGACTGACGCTCAACGATGGTCAGCTCGTCTACGAATGGGCCCACCTCCGCAGCAAGCTGCGCGCTCGCAGTCCGGACGTCTGGGCGCGCTGGCAGACTCTGATCTGCCCCGACCCGCATCCGAGCTTCGTTGTGATCAACGGGCCGATCGCGGACTGGGAGAAGGTCACCCCGCACACTGCGACAGAGCAGCCTCCGGAACAGGGACGTGCCGGCGAATCGGAGAATCCTTCGCGATGA
- a CDS encoding SDR family oxidoreductase, which produces MTHVLVTGATGYIGGRLVPQLLEAGHEVSVYVRSPWKLNDVPWRDRVRVLTGELSDTVATCRAMDGVDVAFYLVHSMSAGRDFKRSEEEAARTFARSAEVAKVGRIVYLGGLHPEDAALSDHLASRAAVGQIFLSCPVSAVVFQAGIVIGSGSASFEMIRHLTEVLPYMPAPRWVRNHVQPIAIRDVLRYLVQAVTIEEEVNRTFDIGGRDILRYGQMMNGYAVEAGLPQRHIAALPVLTPWLASQWVGLVSPVPRQLAVPIIASLQNDCVVREHDIDRYIAAPEEGLLPYRRAVRLALMREAEGEVETSWQSATVAGAPSDPLPSDPNWSGHTVLTDLRERESAASADAVWDVIEAIGGEKGWHSSRLAWAARGWIDRLVGGVGMRRGRRHPSRVNSGDVIDVWRVESIERGRMLRLRAEMRLPGRAWLELSVEPTETGSRYRQRAVYFPKGLTGRLYWAVLLPFHGVIFPGMAASILREAERSTEKAQ; this is translated from the coding sequence ATGACACACGTGCTCGTCACTGGCGCGACGGGGTACATCGGCGGACGTCTCGTGCCCCAGCTGCTCGAGGCCGGGCACGAGGTGAGCGTGTACGTCCGCTCTCCATGGAAACTCAACGATGTGCCCTGGCGGGACCGCGTACGCGTATTGACGGGTGAACTTTCGGATACCGTCGCAACCTGCCGCGCGATGGACGGGGTGGATGTCGCGTTCTATCTGGTGCACTCGATGAGCGCAGGTCGCGACTTCAAGCGCTCCGAGGAGGAGGCCGCGCGGACCTTCGCCCGATCGGCCGAGGTCGCGAAGGTGGGACGCATTGTCTACCTCGGCGGACTGCACCCGGAGGACGCCGCGCTGTCGGACCATCTCGCTTCGCGCGCCGCTGTCGGACAGATCTTCCTGTCCTGCCCCGTCTCGGCCGTGGTGTTCCAAGCCGGCATCGTGATCGGATCCGGCTCGGCATCGTTCGAGATGATCCGCCACCTCACCGAGGTTCTGCCCTACATGCCCGCGCCGCGCTGGGTACGCAACCATGTGCAGCCGATCGCGATTCGTGACGTGCTGCGCTACCTGGTGCAGGCCGTGACGATAGAGGAGGAGGTCAACCGTACATTCGACATCGGTGGTCGAGACATTCTGCGCTACGGACAGATGATGAACGGATACGCGGTCGAGGCCGGGCTTCCGCAACGTCACATCGCAGCGCTTCCCGTGCTCACGCCGTGGCTCGCCTCACAATGGGTGGGGCTTGTCAGCCCTGTTCCCCGCCAGCTCGCGGTGCCGATCATCGCGTCCCTGCAGAACGACTGCGTCGTGCGCGAGCATGACATCGACCGATACATCGCGGCGCCGGAGGAGGGCCTGCTCCCGTATCGCAGGGCCGTGCGTCTGGCGCTCATGCGCGAGGCCGAAGGAGAGGTCGAGACGAGCTGGCAGAGCGCGACAGTGGCCGGCGCGCCGAGCGATCCGCTGCCGAGCGACCCGAACTGGTCGGGTCACACCGTCTTGACCGACCTGCGGGAGCGGGAGAGCGCCGCATCCGCCGACGCCGTGTGGGATGTGATCGAAGCGATCGGCGGTGAGAAGGGCTGGCATTCGTCACGGCTCGCCTGGGCCGCGCGCGGATGGATCGACCGACTGGTCGGTGGCGTCGGTATGCGTCGCGGCCGCCGGCATCCTTCCCGAGTGAACAGCGGCGACGTCATCGATGTGTGGCGTGTGGAATCCATCGAACGCGGACGGATGCTGCGGCTGAGGGCGGAGATGCGGCTGCCAGGTCGTGCGTGGCTCGAGTTGAGCGTCGAGCCGACTGAGACGGGAAGCCGGTATCGTCAGCGCGCGGTCTATTTCCCCAAGGGGCTGACCGGCCGGTTGTACTGGGCGGTGTTGTTGCCGTTTCACGGCGTCATATTCCCGGGAATGGCCGCCAGCATCCTTCGCGAAGCCGAGCGATCGACCGAGAAGGCGCAATGA